Part of the Falco naumanni isolate bFalNau1 chromosome 3, bFalNau1.pat, whole genome shotgun sequence genome is shown below.
GGTCGTGcggttttttatttattatgatcagaatgaatatattttttttttaaatcgcGAAACGCGACTGCGCGTTTCCCCGGCGGCACGGCGCggggagccgggagggagcGCTGCGCGCCGGGGGgggccggcggccccgccggaGCCGGGGGAACCGATCCCCGCGGCGGAGCGCGGCTCACCCGGGCgcccccctcttccccctcccgCCCACAGGCACCAGCCGCCGCGATGCCGCTCAGCGCCGGCTTCCCCAGCAAGAACTACGACTACGATTACGACTCGGTGCAGCCCTACTTCTACTtcgaggaggaggaggagaacttCTACCTGGCGGCGCAGCAGCGGGGCAGCgagctgcagccccccgccccgtccGAGGACATCTGGAAGAAGTTTGAACTGCTGCCCACGCcgcccctctcccccagccgCCGCTCCAGCCTGGCCGCCgcctcctgcttcccctccaCCGCCGACCAGCTGGAGATAGTGACCGAGCTCCTCGGGGGGGACATGGTCAACCAGAGCTTCATCTGCGACCCGGACGACGAGTCCTTCGTCAAGTCCATCATCATCCAGGACTGCATGTGGAGCGGCTTCTCCGCCGCCGCCAAGCTGGAGAAGGTGGTCTCCGAGAAGCTGGCCTCCTACCAGGCGGCCCGCCGAGAggggggccccgccgccgcccgccccggcccgccgcccgccgcgccgccgcccggcctcgccgcctcccccgccgcctccgccaGCCTCTACCTGCACGACctgggcgccgccgccgccgccgacTGCATCGACCCCTCGGTGGTCTTCCCCTACCCGCTCAGCGAGcgcgcccccccgcgccgggccgcccGGCGCCAGCCCCGCGTCCCTGCTGGGCAACGACACGCCGCCCACCACCAGCAGCGACTCGGGTGAGTGGGGCCCACGCGTGCTCGGGGCAGGGCGTGGAAATCTGCGCGGCGCCGaatgccccctccccccccccggggctc
Proteins encoded:
- the MYC gene encoding LOW QUALITY PROTEIN: myc proto-oncogene protein (The sequence of the model RefSeq protein was modified relative to this genomic sequence to represent the inferred CDS: inserted 2 bases in 1 codon), coding for MPLSAGFPSKNYDYDYDSVQPYFYFEEEEENFYLAAQQRGSELQPPAPSEDIWKKFELLPTPPLSPSRRSSLAAASCFPSTADQLEIVTELLGGDMVNQSFICDPDDESFVKSIIIQDCMWSGFSAAAKLEKVVSEKLASYQAARREGGPAAARPGPPPAAPPPGLAASPAASASLYLHDLGAAAAADCIDPSVVFPYPLSERAPPRRAARRXSPASLLGNDTPPTTSSDSEEEQEEDEEIDVVTLAEANESESSTESSTETSEEHSKPHHSPLVLKRCHVNIHQHNYAAPPSTKVEYPAAKRLKLDSGRVLKQISNNRKCSSPRTSDSEENDKRRTHNVLERQRRNELKLSFFALRDQIPEVANNEKAPKVVILKKATEYVLSIQSDEHRLIAEKEQLRRRREQLKHKLEQLRNSCA